A genomic stretch from Etheostoma cragini isolate CJK2018 chromosome 8, CSU_Ecrag_1.0, whole genome shotgun sequence includes:
- the LOC117948948 gene encoding tryptophan 5-hydroxylase 2-like: MASAHVKKSPAERPVPRMQPAMMMFSSKYWSRRGMSLDSAMFQQQRHTGGQMSRRPSFCPINESADTEGAEDSGKTAVVFSLKNEVGGLVKALRIFQEQRVNLSHIESRPSRRVPSEVDILAVCSCSQREFSELVGALRDAVSIVSINTPPHAWAAADAGDVIA, from the exons ATGGCGTCGGCCCACGTGAAGAAGAGCCCGGCGGAGCGGCCGGTGCCGCGCATGCAGCCGGCCATGATGATGTTCTCCAGTAAGTACTGGTCCCGGAGGGGCATGTCCCTGGACTCGGCCATGTTCCAGCAGCAGAGACACACCGGGGGACAGATG TCAAGGCGTCCATCCTTCTGTCCCATAAACGAGTCCGCGGACACAGAAGGCGCAGAGGATTCTGGGAAAacagctgttgtgttttctctgaagAACGAAGTTGGCGGTCTGGTCAAAGCTCTGAGGATCTTCCAG GAGCAGCGGGTGAACCTGTCCCACATCGAGTCCCGTCCGTCCCGGCGTGTCCCCAGCGAGGTGGACATCTTGGCCGTGTGCAGCTGCAGCCAGAGGGAGTTCAGCGAGCTGGTGGGGGCGCTCCGGGACGCCGTGTCCATCGTCTCCATCAACACGCCCCCCCACGCCTGGGCCGCCGCCGACGCAGGTGATGTCATCGCttaa
- the LOC117948949 gene encoding tryptophan 5-hydroxylase 2-like, protein PLTCSQGFKDEVYRQRRKYFVEVAMNYKFGQPIPRIEYTAEEVRTWGVVFRELTQLYPTHACREYLKNLPLLREQCGYRDDNIPQLEDVSLFLKGQSQPLSPSRNGPPARSLGSTGSHVNK, encoded by the exons cctctgacctgttcTCAGGGCTTTAAAGATGAAGTGTACCGCCAGAGGAGGAAATACTTCGTGGAAGTGGCCATGAATTACAAGTT CGGGCAGCCCATCCCCCGTATCGAGTACACGGCGGAGGAGGTCCGGACGTGGGGCGTGGTCTTCAGGGAGCTGACCCAGCTGTACCCGACCCATGCCTGCAGGGAGTACCTGAAGAACCTGCCGCTGCTCAGAGAGCAATGCGGTTACCGTGACGACAACATCCCACAGCTGGAGGACGTGTCCCTGTTTCTTAAAGGTCAGTCACAGCCTCTCAGTCCGTCTCGTAATGGTCCCCCCGCACGCTCGCTTGGTTCCACGGGCTCTCATGTCAACAAATAG
- the LOC117948950 gene encoding zinc finger C3H1 domain-containing protein-like, translated as MELNTESRSPREERELEDGEICDDDTEESAPLRRGEGSRSRAARGRGRGASQRARKHHQRPHMPPHMGHPPPDFRHLMPPYNRGPHDPFPMGHRQQCGPSGPERPPAASTAPPPLPPPPLLLLGPHGAPNPRTSFWERSHGALGRFRHRAMPNGGRGGWNRGGGNSRGPPGARYGSAESHGNKDSPSRKQKPLGRTGGRRPGHSVSRPETSVDESFEDLLSKYKQIQLELECIRKEETWALEPRGDKRPDPPASVTDITPEPPDPGQFPVQAQGPAQVLPQVPAQCQSSAQFPAQGLGPGAASGPAEEAAQLEEKENKVFQAFNIRPLRQKLPPPAILDELKNPSDENQKDPPTPAEPGPGPGPGRDGEEQEEVAAGTEAKAEEELSEEEKTACVCSGGEETLRESSASSEDSVLSPDKVGGRVEEEELSELQLRLLALQSASKKWQQKEQQVMKRSKDRFTRVVQEKKKGAEAPPPSRQRVTTRSASAAAAASAAADRSRTRSKTLDQDKDRDRSKAGPRPADRDRDRPKASPKPGPKPGPKAPPERRSAAWKTPTAKKMISPGSAAKQAFRKQQLRTWKLQQQREQEEKRRQDEEERRKREDEIRRIRDLSNQDEQYNRFMKLVGGKARTRSQSRDREHRKSAGKQGLDASGNLYQYDNYDEVAMDTDSETGSPVSSPSHSSLPPDDPAAFPRLALYPPDCPPLGPDLCQQFLPPRLHPPPPPLPPPPDEAEPPPKPPFADEEEEEEMLLRETCLMSMANKRVTAPEVGQTSTRTRASYGPRATSGPLCAPVRPAGALAAWCPLLNLLLRDGATAFKLKALRFPLIGCWTASAGGQLGDAGLLEIWSWRPKPQRKVHRVEHRVSMKKEVAVRLEQDLSQLTGARGSKRRTESSISLPVRKVQRVDERHLSELMSQKQRLQQLESEYALKIQKLKEAQALHHRAGGLAPPPTPAPQSLAPPPSPLPQPSLHDLTQDKLTLDSEDVPELEDSETPAVVKATRRNSLRQSSFTKPHLEQAGGGTAAKDAKTPGSDVPPVADGGPSVAGGGPAGVGPACGGPPAGSGPGPAEAFPGLDVALLRRCYRQQVRLGELLQAELSTVEEPLHATAVTMGTAVSVEMDTATSQSGSSDLKPVPFGSYHSPLLVFRSYRFSPYYRTKEKLSLSSVTHSNTIEPRKCFCRFDLTGTCNDDACRWQHMRNCTLTGNQLFQDILSYNLSLIGCSESSSYEDVSNCTEKYMKQLLGANRDRMGVDQKAVLLVSKVNESKRHVPPFTTWKDPRSWRPKPSAPSVPQDEDDSEDESAGGQLVAGRHDGVSSTSLSALDVCVTSEDKRYFISETDDISNLETSVLESPRDTQLWIKLAFKYLNQNETSPAEGLEAALNTLSRALESNCDNPEVWSHYLSLFSRRGSREEVQEMCEMAVEHAPHYQVWWNYLKLESSFEGKDYVCERLLHFLVSEASSGVTDKLSFQLMEALLYRVQLNLFTGRLDRALALLQTSLKAVQQPSVADLLQPRDRVLVWLCYIHLTEFERLPSGLQDPAESGPSRLVRRDSFLLPWRTPQDVRTPPDILIALFQDGVRQCSDESVSPSERTLACLPLHTNLIVLNTLLGRFDEGVSLCESLLRFCPESCTLRDVLAELHIRRGESDQAVSIWLHALAECPNNAEVFYHSAKFLMAQDKSSAITPLFRGFILSLCDDEQSQKKPVDVLRHILGFPTKDLLRRPISSELQETLSHQMPYLHLIHCRWQWLHGSVEDAVDAFERALGMNMQRDELQKLWMDYLVFSSSQSKRFLDLVQRCLSTVPSRLVVPFNPAEFWSCYSFHNKVVTLYLSCLPQSQHAHVLERLRYAMPNNIELGLRYTHTHTHTHTHTHTHTCVCVCVCVCVCLCVCVFRSPEDETCLLVSPPNRALSQSFENLLDDNNFGLVNKFRKDPYVTTLGGFSKVTNYIFDAFRGTEEQHQRPPEEVALHQRPPEEVALLSEVIPGLEINRQEEPGFEVITRMDLGPRPEVSRRPPMSAEDWTKHQDPEGRMISVFKLKKLVFRGVILQYISPEMNTAVFFSRDEYFRMKLQWKSVSEEQERRNSRLRDYRSLIEKDVNRTDRTNRFYEGVDNPGLVLLHDILMTYCMYDFDLGYVQGMSDLLSPILYVMENEVDAFWCFVSFMDQMHQNFEEQMQGMKTQLIQLSTLLRLLDLTFWNYLGA; from the exons ATGGAGTTAAACACGGAAAGCCGGTCTCCCCGCGAGGAGCGGGAGCTGGAAGACGGAGAGATCTGCGACGATGACACCGAGGAGAGCGCGCCGCTCCGGCGGGGGGAGGGGAGCCGGAGCAGGGCCGCTCGGGGCCGCGGCCGCGGCGCTTCTCAACGGGCGCGAAAACACCACCAACGCCCGCACATGCCGCCTCACATGGGCCACCCCCCGCCAGACTTCCGACACCTGATGCCCCCGTACAACCGCGGTCCTCACGACCCGTTCCCCATGGGCCACCGGCAGCAGTGCGGGCCGAGCGGGCCCGAGCGGCCTCCTGCCGCGTCCACCGCGCCGCCGCCGCTGCCGCCACCGCCGCTGTTGCTGCTCGGGCCCCACGGAGCCCCCAACCCGAGGACCAGCTTCTGGGAGCGGAGCCACGGCGCCCTGGGCCGGTTCCGACACCGGGCCATGCCGAACGGTGGCCGCGGGGGATGGAATCGGGGCGGCGGGAACAGCCGCGGTCCCCCCGGGGCTCGGTACGGGTCCGCGGAGAGTCACGGTAACAAGGACTCGCCCTCGAGGAAAC AGAAGCCTTTGGGGAGGACCGGGGGCAGGAGACCGGGTCACAGTGTCTCCAGACCAGAGACCAGTGTGGACGAGTCCTTCGAGGACCTCCTGTCCAAGTACAAGCAGATCCAGCTAGAGCTGGAGTGCATCCGCAAGGAGGAGACCTGGGCCCTGGAGCCCAGAGGGGACAAGAGACCAGACCCTCCTGCCAGTGTTACAGACATCACACCAGAGCCTCCGGATCCGGGTCAGTTCCCGGTTCAGGCTCAGGGTCCGGCTCAGGTCCTTCCTCAGGTTCCAGCTCAGTGTCAGAGTTCGGCTCAGTTCCCAGCTCAGGGTCTGGGTCCAGGTGCAGCTTCAGGTCCTGCGGAGGAAGCGGCCcagctggaggagaaggagaacaaAGTGTTCCAAGCGTTCAACATCAGACCTCTACGCCAGAAGCTGCCGCCGCCCGCCATCCTGGACGAGCTCAAGAACCCGTCTGACGAGAACCAGAaagacccccccacccccgccgAACCCGGACCTGGACCGGGACCCGGCAGGGACG gtgAAGAACAAGAGGAAGTAGCTGCTGGAACAGAAGCAAAAGCTGAAGAAGAGTTGTCGGAGGAGGAGAAGACGGCGTGCGTGTGCAGCGGCGGAGAGGAGACTCTGAGAGAGTCATCAGCCTCCAGCGAGGACTCGGTCCTCTCTCCTGACAAG gtGGGGGGgcgggtggaggaggaggagctgtcGGAGCTGCAGCTCCGcctcctggccctgcagtcagCCAGTAAGAAGTGGCAGCAGAAGGAGCAGCAGGTGATGAAGAGGAGCAAAGACCGCTTCACTAGGGTGgtgcaggagaagaagaagggcgCCGAGGCCCCGCCCCCCAGCAGGCAGAGGGTCACCACCAGGTCTGCAtccgccgccgccgctgccTCCGCCGCTGCAGACCGCAGCAGAACCAGGTCCAAAACCCTGGACCAGGACAAGGACCGGGACCGGAGCAAGGCCGGGCCCAGACCTGCAGACAGAGACCGGGACCGGCCCAAAGCCAGCCCCAAACCAGGCCCCAAACCAGGCCCCAAGGCCCCCCCAGAGAGacgcagcgctgcctggaagacCCCCACGGCCAAGAAGATGATCAGTCCCG GCTCTGCAGCCAAGCAGGCCTTCAGGAAGCAGCAGCTGAGGACGTggaagctgcagcagcagagggagCAGGAGGAGAAACGGCGTCAGGACGAGGAGGAGCGACGCAAACGAGAGGACGAGATCAGACGCATTCGAGACCTGTCCAATCAGGACGAGCAGTACAACCGCTTCATGAAGCTGGTGGGGGGCAAGGCCAGGACGCGCAGCCAA TCCAGAGACCGAGAGCACAGGAAGTCGGCGGGGAAGCAGGGTCTGGACGCCTCGGGGAACCTCTACCAGTACGACAACTACGACGAAGTCGCCATGGACACGGACAGTGAGACGGGCTCGCCAG TGTCGTCTCCGAGTCACAGCTCTCTGCCTCCAGACGACCCGGCAGCGTTCCCTCGCCTGGCGCTCTACCCCCCCGACTGCCCTCCGTTAGGACCG GACTTGTGTCAACAGTTCCTCCCCCCCCGGCTtcacccccctccaccccctctcccccctccccctgacGAGGCGGAGCCTCCACCCAAACCGCCCTTCGCtgacgaggaagaggaggaggagatgctTCTCCGGGAGACCTGCCTCATGTCCATGGCCAACAAGAGAGTTACTGCTCCAGAGGTAGGACAGACCAGCA caCGGACCCGGGCTTCTTACGGCCCGCGGGCCACATCCGGCCCTTTGTGCGCCCCTGTCCGGCCCGC TGGCGCCCTGGCAGCGTGGTGTCCTCTGCTGAACTTGTTGCTGCGTGACGGAGCGACGGCGTTTAAACTGAAGGCGCTCAGGttccctctgattggctgctggacGGCTTCCGCCGGCGGACAGCTGGGGGACGCAGGGCTGCTGGAGATCTGGTCCTGGAGACCGAAACCACAGCGGAAG GTGCACCGCGTGGAGCACCGCGTGTCCATGAAGAAGGAGGTGGCGGTCCGTCTGGAGCAGGACCTGAGTCAGCTGACTGGAGCCAGGGGATCCAAACGCAGGACCGAGTCCAGCATCAGTCTG cctgTGAGGAAGGTCCAGCGAGTGGACGAGCGTCACTTGTCCGAGCTGATGTCCCAGAAGCAGCGTCTGCAGCAGCTGGAGTCCGAGTACGCTCTGAAGATCCAGAAGCTGAAGGAGGCCCAGGCCCTACACCACCGGGCGGGGGGTCTGGCTCCGCCCCCCACGCCGGCCCCCCAGAGCCTTGCCCCGCCCCCCTCCCCGCTGCCGCAGCCCTCGCTGCACGACCTCACGCAGGACAAGCTCACGCTGGACAGCGAGGACGTCCCGGAGCTCGAGGACTCTGAGACGCCGGCGGTCGTTAAGGCAACTCGCAGGAACTCGCTGCGTCAGTCCAGCTTCACCAAACCGCACCTGGAGCaggcggggggggggacggCGGCTAAAGACGCCAAGACGCCGGGTAGCGATGTCCCCCCGGTGGCCGACGGGGGCCCCTCGGTAGCGGGTGGGGGCCCTGCAGGTGTGGGCCCTGCGTGCGGAGGGCCCCCGGCGGGCTCTGGTCCGGGGCCTGCGGAGGCGTTCCCCGGCCTGGACGTGGCCCTCCTGCGGCGGTGCTACCGGCAGCAGGTCCGGCTCGGGGAGCTGCTGCAGGCCGAGCTGAGCACGGTGGAGGAACCGCTCCACGCCACCGCCGTCACCATGGGGACG GCAGTCTCAGTGGAGATGGACACAGCTACCAGCCAATCAGGGAGCTCTGATCTGAAGCCTGTCCCCTTTGGGTCCTATCACAGTCCCCTGCTTGTCTTCAGGTCCTACAg gttcAGTCCCTACTACAGGACCAAGGAGAAGCTGTCTCTGAGCTCCGTTACCCATAGCAACACCATCGAACCCAGGAAGTGTTTCTGTCGCTTTGACCTGACGGGGACCTGCAACGACGACGCCTGCAGATG GCAGCATATGAGGAACTGCACCCTGACAGGAAACCAGCTGTTCCAGGACATCCTGTCCTACAACCTGTCCCTGATTGGCTGCTCTGAGTCCAGCTCGTACGAAGATGTCAGCAACTGCACAG aGAAGTACATGAAGCAGCTGTTGGGGGCTAACCGGGACCGGATGGGCGTGGACCAGAAGGCCGTCCTCCTCGTCAGCAAGGTCAACGAAAGCAAACGACACG TGCCTCCCTTCACCACGTGGAAGGACCCGAGGAGCTGGCGTCCGAAGCCGTCGGCGCCGAGCGTCCCGCAGGACGAGGACGACAGCGAGGACGAGTCTGCAGGAGGACAGCTGGTTGCTGGGAGACACG aCGGCGTCTCCAGCACCAGCCTGTCTGCGCTGGACGTCTGCGTCACATCGGAGGACAAGCGCTACTTCATCAGCGAGACGGACGacatctccaacctggagaCCAGCGTCCTGGAGAGTCCCCGAGACACGCAGCTGTGGATCAAACTGGCCTTCAAGTACCTCAACCAGAACGAGAC GTCTCCGGCGGAGGGTCTGGAGGCGGCCCTGAACACGCTGTCCCGCGCCCTGGAGAGTAACTGTGACAACCCCGAGGTGTGGAGCCACTACCTGTCCCTGTTCTCCCGGCGGGGGAGCCGTGAGGAGGTGCAGGAGATGTGTGAGATGGCCGTGGAGCACGCCCCCCACTACCAAGTCTGGTGGAAC tACCTGAAGCTGGAGAGCTCCTTCGAGGGGAAGGACTACGTGTGCGAGCGCCTGCTCCACTTCCTGGTCTCCGAGGCGTCCTCTGGGGTCACGGACAAGCTGTCCTTCCAGCTGATGGAGGCTCTGCTGTACCGAGTCCAGCTGAACCTGTTCACCGGTCGCCTGGACCGGGCCCTGGCTCTGCTGCAG aCGTCCCTTAAGGCGGTGCAGCAGCCCAGCGTGGCGGACCTCCTGCAGCCCAGAGACCGGGTCCTGGTCTGGCTCTGCTACATCCACCTGACGGAGTTTGAGCGGCTGCCGTCCGGCCTGCAGGACCCGGCCGAGTCGGGTCCGTCCCGCCTGGTCCGCAGAGACAGCTTCCTGCTGCCCTGGAGGACGCCACAGGACGTCCGCACGCCGCCGGACATCCTCATCGCGCTCTTTCAAG ACGGTGTCCGTCAGTGCAGTGATGAGTCTGTGTCTCCGAGCGAGAGGACGCTGGCCTGTCTTCCTCTTCACACCAACCTCATTGTCCTCAACACGCTGCTGGGCAG GTTTGACGAgggtgtgtctctgtgtgagtcTCTGCTGCGCTTCTGTCCCGAGTCGTGTACTCTGAGAGACGTTTTGGCCGAGCTCCACATCAGGAGGGGGGAGAGTGACCAGGCGGTCAGCATTTGGCTCCACGCCCTGGCAGAGTGTCCCAACAACGCCGAGGTCTTCTACCACTCGGCCAAGTTCCTCATGGCTCAG GACAAGTCGAGCGCCATCACTCCTCTGTTCCGAGGATTCATCCTGTCGCTGTGCGATGACGAGCAGAGTCAGAAGAAGCCTGTGGACGTCCTGCG ACACATCCTGGGTTTCCCCACCAAGGATCTGCTGAGACGGCCAATCAGCAGCGAGCTGCAGGAGACGCTGAGTCATCAGATGCCATACCTCCACCTAATCCACTG TCGCTGGCAGTGGCTGCACGGCTCCGTGGAGGACGCAGTGGACGCCTTCGAGAGAGCGCTGGGGATGAACATGCAACGGGACGAGCTGCAAAAGCTCTGGATGGA TTACCTGGTGTTCAGCAGCAGTCAGTCCAAGCGGTTCTTAGACCTGGTCCAGCGGTGTCTCAGCACCGTCCCGTCCCGTCTCGTTGTCCCCTTCAACCCGGCCGAGTTCTGGAGCTGCTACAGCTTCCACAACAAG GTGGTGACTCTCTACCTCAGCTGTCTGCCGCAGTCCCAGCATGCACATGTTCTGGAGAGGCTGAGATACGCCATGCCCAACAACATTGAACTAGGCctgaggtacacacacacacacacacacacacacacacacacacacacacacac gtgtgtgtgtgtgtgtgtgtgtgtgtgtgtgtgtctctgtgtgtgtgttttcagatcTCCAGAAGATGAAACCTGTCTTCTGGTCAGCCCCCCCAACAGAGCTCTGTCTCAGTCCTTCGAGAACCTTCTGGACGACAACAACTTTGGACTCGTTAAT AAGTTCAGGAAGGACCCGTACGTCACCACCCTGGGGGGCTTCTCCAAAGTCACCAACTACATCTTCGATGCGTTCCGGGGGACGGAGGAGCAGCACCAGCGCCCCCCCGAGGAGGTGGCCTTGCACCAGCGCCCCCCCGAGGAGGTGGCCCTGCTGAGTGAGGTCATCCCGGGGCTGGAGATCAACCGGCAGGAAGAGCCCGGCTTTGAGGTCATCACCAGG ATGGACCTGGGTCCCAGGCCGGAGGTATCACGGCGGCCCCCCATGTCAGCAGAGGACTGGACCAAACACCAGGATCCAGAGGGGAGGATGATCAGCGTCTTCAAGCTCAAGAAACTCGTCTTCAGAGGGGTCA TACTGCAGTATATTTCTCCAGAGATGAATACTGCAGTATTTTTCTCCAGAGATGAGTACTTCAGGATGAAGCTGCAGTGGAAGTCGGTCAGTGAGGAGCAGGAGAGGAGGAACTCCAGACTGAGAGACTACAGGAGTCTGATAG AGAAAGACGTGAACCGGACAGACAGAACCAACCGGTTCTACGAAGGCGTGGACAACCCGGGTCTGGTGCTGCTGCACGACATCCTGATGACCTACTGCATGTACGACTTCGACCTGG gctatgTCCAGGGGATGAGTGACCTGTTGTCTCCCATCCTTTACGTGATGGAGAACGAGGTCGACGCTTTCTGGTGTTTTGTCTCCTTCATGGACCAGATG cACCAGAACTTCGAGGAGCAGATGCAGGGCATGAAGACTCAGCTGATCCAGCTCAGCACCCTGCTCCGGCTGCTGGACCTCACCTTCTGGAACTACCTGGGTGCGTAG